The following proteins are encoded in a genomic region of Populus trichocarpa isolate Nisqually-1 chromosome 13, P.trichocarpa_v4.1, whole genome shotgun sequence:
- the LOC18104035 gene encoding uncharacterized protein LOC18104035 codes for MPRAIHCKPQPLLSKSSLLLNPFGEITFTDPKSTNFAFKVHIFYSPLLLSHRTHIQKPIICARKNKRGSGYQKLIKIVTFMASNLDTLPEPLGLVIEEFAAAGGGGGNLGFWKGFGGGRFDGWGRKGKMNSGFLGFLVVSGLGLILFLFGGELKIDVVSGVLVLSLLGAVLVKGFKRGIKDWILGLCFFGVLLGLGLKKGEMRKWVERCRVRSPVLVLMKGKRRHGRRIW; via the coding sequence ATGCCAAGAGCTATTCACTGCAAACCTCAACCTCTTCTTTCAAAATCATCCCTTCTCTTAAATCCATTCGGTGAAATTACCTTCACTGACCCGAAAAGTACAAATTTTGCATTTAAAGTTCACATTTTTTACTCTCCCCTTTTACTTTCACACAGGACCCATATCCAAAAACCAATCATTTGTGcaagaaagaataaaagagGATCTGGGTatcaaaaattaatcaaaattgtgACCTTTATGGCATCTAATCTCGACACTTTGCCAGAGCCATTGGGTTTGGTTATTGAAGAatttgctgctgctggtggaGGTGGAGGGAATTTAGGATTTTGGAAGGGTTTCGGAGGCGGAAGATTTGATGGGTGGGGAAGAAAAGGGAAGATGAATTCAGGGTTTTTAGGCTTTTTGGTGGTTTCTGGATTgggattgattttgtttttgtttggagGGGAGTTAAAGATTGATGTGGTTTCTGGGGTTTTGGTGTTGAGTTTATTAGGGGCTGTTTTGGTTAAAGGGTTTAAGAGAGGGATTAAAGATTGGATCTTGGGGCTTTGCTTTTTTGGTGTTCTGTTGGGTTTGGGATTGAAGAAAGGAGAGATGCGAAAATGGGTTGAGAGATGTAGGGTTCGTTCACCAGTTTTGGTGCTTATGAAGGGAAAGAGAAGACATGGTAGGAGAATTTGGTAA
- the LOC7473862 gene encoding alpha-crystallin domain-containing protein 22.3 isoform X2 has product MASPYRASDIRRGNSVPKPINPHQQVLEVAPLNSVPYIGPPAPFGDRVGSSTPGVQSQMHRVESPTQGDVDTKPAEAGSSMVFFPSQTTQKVLDDIMDSARNGIGLAGSAATGNVGPIVGAMDIGESDDAYLFRVSLPGVSRDENFSCDIDPDGTVFIKGVTTTGESTVCKHSQIFRMQTRNLCPPGHFSITFQLPGPVDHQQFKGNFGIDGMLEGIVKKR; this is encoded by the exons ATGGCTTCTCCATACAG GGCTTCTGACATACGAAGAGGGAATAGTGTACCCAAGCCCATAAATCCTCATCAGCAGGTCCTTGAGGTGGCACCTCTCAACAGTGTGCCATATATTGGTCCTCCTGCTCCATTTGGTGATAGGGTTGGATCTTCAACCCCTGGAGTTCAATCTCAAATGCACAGGGTAGAATCTCCAACCCAAGGGGATGTGGATACTAAACCTGCAGAAGCTGGGTCTTCTATGGTATTTTTCCCATCTCAGACAACTCAAAAGGTGTTGGATGATATCATGGATTCTGCCAGAAATGGAATTGGGCTGGCTGGGAGTGCTGCAACGGGAAATGTGGGACCAATTGTGGGTGCAATGGACATTGGCGAAAGCGATGATGCCTACTTGTTTCGAGTCTCTCTTCCTGGAGTTTCAAGGGATGAAA ATTTCAGTTGTGACATTGATCCTGATGGCACGGTGTTCATAAAAGGAGTGACCACGACTGGCGAGAGTACAGTTTGCAAGCACTCTCAGATCTTCAGAATGCAAACACGGAATCTATGTCCTCCTGGTCACTTCTCCATCACCTTTCAGCTACCTGGTCCAGTTGATCACCAACAGTTCAAAGGTAATTTTGGCATTGATGGGATGCTCGAGGGGATTGTAAAGAAAAGGTGA
- the LOC7473862 gene encoding alpha-crystallin domain-containing protein 22.3 isoform X1 — MASPYRASDIRRGNSVPKPINPHQQVLEVAPLNSVPYIGPPAPFGDRVGSSTPGVQSQMHRVESPTQGDVDTKPAEAGSSMVFFPSQTTQKVLDDIMDSARNGIGLAGSAATGNVGPIVGAMDIGESDDAYLFRVSLPGVSRDEKDFSCDIDPDGTVFIKGVTTTGESTVCKHSQIFRMQTRNLCPPGHFSITFQLPGPVDHQQFKGNFGIDGMLEGIVKKR, encoded by the exons ATGGCTTCTCCATACAG GGCTTCTGACATACGAAGAGGGAATAGTGTACCCAAGCCCATAAATCCTCATCAGCAGGTCCTTGAGGTGGCACCTCTCAACAGTGTGCCATATATTGGTCCTCCTGCTCCATTTGGTGATAGGGTTGGATCTTCAACCCCTGGAGTTCAATCTCAAATGCACAGGGTAGAATCTCCAACCCAAGGGGATGTGGATACTAAACCTGCAGAAGCTGGGTCTTCTATGGTATTTTTCCCATCTCAGACAACTCAAAAGGTGTTGGATGATATCATGGATTCTGCCAGAAATGGAATTGGGCTGGCTGGGAGTGCTGCAACGGGAAATGTGGGACCAATTGTGGGTGCAATGGACATTGGCGAAAGCGATGATGCCTACTTGTTTCGAGTCTCTCTTCCTGGAGTTTCAAGGGATGAAA AAGATTTCAGTTGTGACATTGATCCTGATGGCACGGTGTTCATAAAAGGAGTGACCACGACTGGCGAGAGTACAGTTTGCAAGCACTCTCAGATCTTCAGAATGCAAACACGGAATCTATGTCCTCCTGGTCACTTCTCCATCACCTTTCAGCTACCTGGTCCAGTTGATCACCAACAGTTCAAAGGTAATTTTGGCATTGATGGGATGCTCGAGGGGATTGTAAAGAAAAGGTGA
- the LOC18104036 gene encoding increased DNA methylation 2-like codes for MEITPSQAANRSLSAERTESFLDSNVIANNDRLFLLYFIIGNYFGPDLKGEGPQKSLFRRAAEGLPMYTFDQLTGSCMGTVEMERIYYHVLRKAEKHLAVKLLPLQQFFLGGLLTPGTNRYPQFTDMFPAHLHPHSVMENGDKFVSSIIFINNPDTFHIDLKDIERLKRLTGLENLFLDRDAATSIRSYADGTLYDVIVHEAGHGIELPPTSTRFSRKRAKPADRIPRSRHHHVQGSGSSTSRQATNRRLAEDGPALFFLPSSADKEQLSDLIAATKNGVALTGTAAMGQVGQVVGLVDIGECDDAYYFRVSLPGVRKDPNEFSYKIEADGKVLIKGVTITGERTVYKFSQKFEMLSRNLCPPGQFSISFQLPGPVDPRQLTSNFGDDGILDALIMKSRETTQS; via the exons ATGGAGATTACTCCCTCCCAGGCTGCGAATAGATCTCTTTCTGCTGAAAGAACAGAATCCTTCCTCGATTCAAACGTGATTGCCAACAATGACCGGCTCTTCCTTCTGTACTTCATCATAGGTAACTATTTTGGACCTGATCTGAAAGGGGAGGGACCCCAAAAATCACTTTTTCGAAGAGCTGCTGAGGGCTTGCCCATGTACACATTTGATCAACTTACTGGTTCCTGCATGGGAACTGTAGAAATGGAGAGGATATATTACCATGTCCTTCGGAAGGCAGAAAAACATCTTGCTGTCAAACTGCTGCCATTGCAACAATTTTTTCTTGGCGGTCTCCTTACTCCGGGAACTAACAGATACCCACAATTTACTGATATGTTTCCGGCTCATCTGCATCCTCATTCAGTAATGGAAAATGGGGATAAATTTGTATCAAGTATCATATTCATCAACAACCCGGATACGTTTCATATTGATTTGAAGGACATTGAAAGGCTCAAGAGACTAACTGGTCTTGAGAACCTTTTTCTAGATAGAGATGCAGCAACATCAATCCGCTCATATGCAGATGGTACTCTATATGATGTGATAGTCCATGAGGCTGGACATGGAATAGAACTGCCTCCTACCAGTACTCGTTTCTCTCGTAAGAGAGCAAAACCTGCAGATAGAATCCCGCGGTCTAGGCATCACCATGTTCAAGGTAGTGGCAGTTCAACTTCTCGGCAGGCCACAAATAGAAGATTGGCAGAGGATGGTCctgcattgttttttcttccctcaAGCGCAGATAAAGAACAGTTGAGTGATCTGATAGCTGCCACTAAAAACGGCGTTGCATTGACTGGTACTGCTGCTATGGGGCAGGTAGGACAAGTTGTTGGGCTGGTCGACATTGGTGAATGTGACGATGCCTACTATTTCCGGGTGTCTCTTCCGGGAGTGAGAAAAGATCCAA ATGAATTCAGCTACAAAATCGAAGCTGACGGCAAAGTACTGATAAAGGGAGTGACGATAACAGGCGAGAGAACTGTGTACAAGTTCTCGCAGAAGTTTGAAATGCTATCCAGAAATCTTTGCCCACCAGGCCAGTTTTCCATCTCATTTCAACTGCCTGGTCCAGTTGATCCTCGCCAGCTTACGAGCAATTTTGGCGATGATGGGATTTTAGATGCTCTTATAATGAAAAGTAGGGAAACCACACAATCCTGA